The sequence aaatgaccATTCTACTTTCCCCATTGTACTGAGAACATACAAGTACTGGTCTGAGAATATACTGAAATTGTGTCTGGCTGTAAGATTCTGACCATGTGGCTGGCTACACAGGATAACTGATCCAGATAGTCTTACCTTTAGCAGCTGACTACCTAAAGTAGAAGGAGATGTAGACAACAGAAATAAGtgaattccaggggtgcctgggtggctcagtcagcttaggtcatgatctcatagttcatgagttggagccccatgtcgggctctgtgctgacaactcagagcctggagcctgctttggattctgtgtctccctctctctctgccccttgcctgcttacgcttggtctctctctctctctctctctctctctctctctctcaaaaaaaaaaaaattaaaaaaattaaaataaataagtgagttCTATATGCAGTTTGACTACATGATATTAGTTGTTAGACCATCTTGAGTAGATATGGTAATGTGAATAATCAGCATTAGAATTTGAGGTTTTAAGTCTTAAGAACTTCCTATCCTCTAATCTTTTCAAGAAGACATTCTGAAGGAGGCAGAATGCCTTGTGATTAACATAGACATAAGGATTGGAGTTTGTGCTACCTGTGCGGTAGCTCCTGTCCATATTTGCTGaactcttactatgtgccaggcatggtgctaggtgctgggaataaaaagacaaggaagaCATGGTCTCTGCCCAAGAAGTTTCACAGCTTAGCAAGGGTAGGCAGCATGGATTTGATTATAATCCTGTGATGAAGgctgcaagaaaaaaatgtatattaaaagtGCAAAAGTGGTTCAGAAGAAGGAGTCAGTGACCTGGGGACTGGGGTAGGGAATCCAGGAGGGTACTCCAGGCAGGATATGCGATCAGTGCAAAAGTACGCTTGCTCCATTTGGGAAGAACTGTAAGGAGGAAAACATTGAATGAAGCAAACCTTTTGAGGGAACAGTGCTGAGAGATAAGAGTACATAGGTTCAAAGGGACTAGAACTTGAAGGGCCCTGTTTGCTTCTGGACCTCATCCTATAGGTGTGGGGAAGCTATCAAGAGGTTTTATGTAGGGAAATGACAACAGTCCATTTGTATTTTAGGTAGAAAGTCAGTTTATGCATTTCAGGAAACATTTTTGAGCTTCTCCAATATGCCAGGTAGGGAGGTCAGTGCTGGAGATACAAACATTCTTAGATCATGGTTGAAAACCCTAGTGAATTAAGCTTAAAGTCAACAAGTGATGTTCACTTCTCTAGTGAGACAGGACTGAGtttggagagaaggggaggcacTTAAGGAATCTTTGGAAAGTGAAATGTGGGAGtcctggggagggaaagaaaaggtggTCTTGGATGACTCTGCGGCAGGAATGAACTGGTGAAGGACAGTACCTTTAACTGAACTAGAAAACAAGGGAATTTCACCTGGATCACGTCAGGTTTGAAGAGCTCCAGAGGATCCAAGAAttgatgaacagaagggaaggagtCCCAGTGTTAGAGAGAGGGGTTTGAGAGTCATCCATATTTGaggtctgtgctggcagtggggcTTAAAACCAGGGAAATACATGTGGAATCGCTAAGGGAGGCTGAGTCACAGGCAAGTGTTCGGGCAACACTGTCATTCATTGCCTTCTCCTGGTTACTGAGTCCTCCCTCTGCACAAAATGAGTCTCTAGCTGTCATGCCTGGTAACATTTTCCTgtagctttttcatttttactttctgtcCTCTGCCTCAGCCACATGGTGTGTTGAATTTGTGAAACTGTGGAAACCCTGAGCGGACGTGCACCTACGGTAAAGTATACAACAACAATGGCCCATGTGACtttcaacacagcagccagagttgCTCTGGACATtctgttgatttcagttcaggtcatgatcccggggcccaggaagcctgcttaagattctctctctccccctctgctcctctgccctgTTTGCATTTgctctcaaattaaaataaaataaaataataagaataataaattaatttttaaaaaatgtagttcctcagttgcactagccagatttcaagtgttcaataacCACACGTGGCTAGTGGCCACTGCATTGGAAagtgcagatatagaacatttccatcatcacagaaaatcTTATTGGACAGAGCCAGAAAGCACCTATAAATGTTCCTTCTGGACTTTTAAGAGGGTCTGTGAAGGCTTTTTGAAAAGAGTGCACATGGAGAGAAATTAAAGGAGGACAGTAGAGGGTCGGGCAGTGGCAAACTATGCTTGGTCTAAAAGTGAAGGAGGTCAGGAAGAGGGCATGGAGAATTAAAGAAGCCAATCAAAAAATCTGGAGGAGACGTAGGATGGTAAAACCAATTCTTTTTGCTGGAGAGAAGATTCATGGGGAAGTAAGAAAGCCCACAACTTTTGGTTGTGACGATGATAGCATAAAAAGACAGTGACCACCAGGACATCAGTAGTTAGAAAATCccaagtcagagagagaggcaagtcaGTGTCCTGGGAGTGGGTTGTGTGTTTCCTGGGCCTGCTCAAAGAAGAAGGTAGAGAAGGCTCAGAGAATGGGTCCGAAATGATGTGTCAGGGCttggaattcagtgatttattgaGCTCTTCCTCTGTGGTGCCTCCAGTCGTGCTAGGTCTAGTGCACAGGGACGGGGGAAACCATCAGTAAGGGTGGAGGAACCAACAGAGGCTGTTTGGAGTTGGGAACAATGTATAAGGATTTGGAAAACCGGGAGAGATCTGGGAGGCATTTTGGAAAAGTGTACTGATAGAGGGGACCATGTGTTGTCTGGTTTGCCTGGTAGATAGAGTGCTGGACACATGTCCCTTTTCAGGTTGCCCTTGAAATCTCCCCATctgttccttgagggcagggaccatttTTCAGCTTTTGTGTCTCCATCACAGAGCGTTGTGGCTGACACCAAGGAGGagctcaataaaaatttgttgaaatgCAAGAGTTCAGGCTTCATAAAGGGggcaaaaagaaaacttggaatttaaaaactttaccTCTACTTAAAAGTGCGTAGAACGTGATGATGGATACAACTGGACGGGTAGTGTTCATGATGGATGTGCTTTACTGTTGTGaggaggctttctttttttttctttttaaaaaatttttaaaaatattttatttatttttgatagagagagacagagcacaagtgggggaggggcagagagagaaggagacccagaatccgaagcaggctccaggctccgagctgtcagcacagagtctgatgcggggctcaaactcacaaattgcgagatcatgacctgagtcgaagtcggacgctcaaccgactgagccacccaggcgcccctcttttctttttttaaaatgtttatttatttttgatggagagagagagagagaatgagagagcatggtgcacacacatgagcaggggagaggcaggatctgaagcaggctctgcgctgtcagcacagagtcagacacagggttcgaacccatggaattgtgacatcatgacctgagctgaaatcaagagtcagatgcttaaccgattgagccaccaggcacgCTGTGAAGAGGATTTCTTAAGGAACATTCCTGTAGGCAATGAACTCAAACGTGAGCAAACTTAGGCTGGTTTAGGCATCTCTCTAGGGGTCCCTCTCCTCTCAACTCTCCACTGaattttgaaaagatgaaaaaaaaaaaaaaaggaaaaatgaggaatAGAAAATGAGTTATTGGAAGtggaatgagaataaaaaaagcAGTGAGGAGTCCAACTCCTTAGCAGTGGGGAGGTCCAACTTTCAGGTTTCTGTTGTCCAATGCCTTCACTGATAACTAGGCCTTCCTTAGCACTTAACTTATCAGATAAACAGGCAAGCTGAAAAACCTCAGGAaactggagagagggaagaattcAGTTAGGAATAAGATAGcaattgggacacctggctggctcagtcggtggagcatgtgactcttgatctttggtttgtaagttcgagtcccaggttgcgtgcagagattacttaacaaaataataataaaaaataaaaagtctgccTGGGTCCTTCCCTCACAGAGCTGACACTCTAGTGGGGAAACTGAAGAACCACTTGCCACATTTCAAAAGACTGAGAAGGTAATAATTAGAATTGAACACCTTCCAGACGGTAAGGAAGTAAATCTCTAGGATGTCAAGCCAGAAGTCCTGGTTTCCAGGGGCTCATGCCTCCCTTATTTTCACCTGGCTTCCCTTTTCCAACCTCCAGAAAATTCGTAAGAAGCACCAGGTTTCCACATTCAACTAGTGGGAGAAAATCTCAGTTGGACTGGGGAGTAATAGAACCCTATGAATAGGCAAGCCTCTACAAGGTCTCAGAAATAGTTCTCTGGAAAGGAGCAAACACAAGCTGGCATCATTTAACACCGCTGGCCCCAGAGGCCCAGAGACTAACCCTAAGGGGTATGGGGTTAGGCTTTCAGCTCACGGCTTACTCCAAATTCATCCTAAGTTTCACTTCTAGCTTCtttctcctgaagccaagacttcAGGAGACTGGTCTGCTGTCCAACCAGACAGGAAAGCATAAGAGATGCTTCTCCCATGCAGGAAGGGAATTAGATTCAGGCCTTCTGCTTCCTGGATCTTTTTCTTGTGGTCCCTGGGGACCCTAGTGTCCAAACTCTTAGATTCTCAAGGCACTCCCTTGGGCCTTGGGGCAGGATtcccattctctgcctctccatctcGCTGGAATTTTCCACTGCAGCTGCCTCCGctcccagacacccctccctGGGCAAAATTCCCGGCTCCCTCCGCCTCCCCTTCCTAATCACACCtcattcccacccccagcccagaggCCCAGCCCACAGTCCGGCCCACTCCCCACACTAACCCCGGTGGTCCCAGTTAGAGAAATGGGAGGCCAGGCCCTCCTACAAGGGTGAGAGGGAGGGTCCCAGGCTCTCTCCAGGGCGGGGAGAAAGGACAGTGGAGGGGCTGGTCCCCTgtggggctggagtggggggaGTGGCCCTCCTCAAATCCCCATATAAGGCAGGGCAAGCAGTTAGACTCCTGGATTGGTTGATTCAAATGAGCATTCCACCTGGCAACAGGGTTTCTATTGGCTCTGAGGAAAAATAGGAGGAAGGTGGATGGAGGTTGTTGGTGGCGGTgattggaggggggaggggagtggaggtgACCGGAGTGGGGGGCGGTTACCAGGGCAACAGGGTAAGAGCCCAGCAGGGTGTCCGAGACGGCAGGCGGGGCTGGGTGGTGGAGAAGGGGATGAggaaaggagggtgggaaggagaggagagactgACAGGAGGGAGCGAGACTGGGAGACTGGGTGGGGGgtaaaggagaggggagagggagagaaatgaagcAAGAAGAGTACAGAGATGGAGCGGGTCAGAGATCGCTAAAGACATCAGTGAGTGAGTCAGAGAAACAGATCGAGATAGAGATGGAAAGATCTCCGAGAACGATGATCAGAGTCTGTCCGGCAAGGAAAAACCTGGGTGGGGCTCCAAGATTTTTGAGGAGATGGAGACCGAGAAACTGATAgaagagtcagaaagagaaattgggaAGTGTGTACACCACGGGCCCAAAAGATGGTATTTTTAAGCACTCAGATACCAAATGATGATGATTGATCAGTGTGTCcttcttaagaaaatgaaaataataagacaaataatgataatgatagaCAAATATGGGAGTGTACACACACCAAAGGTATCTTTTTCCAAACCCTAGCCTTCCACTCCATCCACCTTCCTGACGGTTAACACACCCAGCTCCTGAAATTCCAAGCTTCTCAAAATCATCCAAAGATACCAAGACTGAGGGCCTGGAACTGAGGATGAGTGGTACagggcggggctggaactccagACCTGAACCCCTTGCAAAGGGGGCAAATACAATCCAGAAAGGCTAGGGAAGATGGCAAccgaagaaagagaaaaggaaagagagggaaaatgtgGACAATCAGGACCTGGAGAGGAGTTGGAGGGAATCAGCAAAGGATATAGGGCCTGGTGACAGACTCACATGGGACAGGAACAGTGTggtctgggcgggggggggggggggggggggtagggggaagaGATCAGAGATGGAAGGGTAGAAGAGGGAGATGAGAGGTGGAGAAGAGGCAACCGAAGAATGAGAGATGTGAGGTATAAATTGTTGTGAGGGAGGGGTCTGGGTACAGATGAATGAACagggatgaagagaaaaagaaggccCAGGCGAAGACAAGTGAGATGAGATGGGCGAGTAAGAGCGGTCCgagatggaagagaaggaaggagcctGGAGGGCCTCTGACACCTCTAGATCTCGAGAAAGATCCAGGACGGGAGGAACCCAGTAGGGGTCACAAATGTCAGCCTAGGGCAGGACAGAGGGTGTGCTGCCCTTTTGGCCCTTCCATCTTAAGGCCAGAGAATGGAGATGCAGGACGGGAACGGAAAGCCAGCGCGATGTGGAAGTAGCTCCGccaccctcttcctcttctttaagCTTTTGGTTTCTCAAATACCTGCCCGGCCTTTCCATCTGcttctcccaccccatcccttgGCAAAATCTCAGGATTTCTTgcgggggggccgggggggggttgggggagggtcaGTAGGATTCTGGCCATCCCTCCAGTCCGCCCCCAAAAGACAGACTCCACTTTCGCAGGCAGTAGGTCGGGATTCGGAGAGGTCCCTCCCCGCAGGAACCCCACCCCTTTCCACCTCCTCGCTCCACTCCTTTTCTCCTCGACCGTCAgtctctccatttcccctcctGGTCCTGTCCTCCCTCCCGCCTCTCGCGCGCTCCCTCCCCTAGCTTTCATCCTCCTATCCCCACCTCGCCAACCTCCGctttcatccccctcccctctcctctcctccccgctCCCGCCAGCCCCACCCCTGGGAAGCCCCTCCCGTCGGGCAGCGCCGCCTTTATAAGCGGGTTCCCTGCCCGGGGGCGGCAGCGGCTGGTCGGCGGCAGCTCTGCTGGTGCGGGGGCGGCGAGCCGAGGACCGAGCGACCGCGGCCGGAGCGCGCCGGCCACCGCCCGCACCGCCCTTCCGCCCGCCCTCCGGACGGCCGCAGCCCTGCGGGTCTCCGCTCCagacccacccccgccccaccccgcgcGCCTCTGCCGCCTCTTCCAGAGACCCAGCTTGCTGAGCGGCCGCCGCTGCCgctgtcgccgccgccgccgccaccgcgcCAGGTTCCGGCCGCGGCCACCCTCCGCCGTCCAGGGCCCCTCCGTCCCGGCCCCGGGACCCCGGCTCCCCGccagccccggccccggccccggcacCATGTCGGAGAAGAGCGTGGAGGCAGCGGCCGAGTTGAGCGCCAAGGTACGGGCGGGGACGGCGGCGGCCCGGACCGCGCGCGATCCCCGGGCTCCGCGCGGTCTTGCGCCCCACGCTAACCCCGACGGCCCCACGCTGCCCTGGCGCCGGGTCCCGGCGGACCCCACTCCGCCCTCCCCCCCGCTCCCCTGCCCGGCGCTGCCTACCCCGCTTCGCGCGGCTCCCGCCAGCGCCCTCTAGCTTCCAGAGCGCCGCGCGCCGCGCGCCGCGGCTCCGGCCTCGCCGCTCGGCCCGCGCCCGGCCCCCGCCGCCGTCCCCACCCctctccggctccggctccggctcgcGCGCCTCTACCCCGTCCGCTTCCCGTCGGAGCGCGCCCCGCTCACTTTaccgtgcccctcccccgctccgtCTCTCCGCGCCCCGTTTCCCCGGCTCTCCTTCCAGTCTGACCTCACCTTTCCTCTCCTAAGCGGTTTGAGATCCTCCAGAGTAAACAGGACTCTCCCGGGAGGCTGCCGCTCTCGGGCCGCTCCCCTCGAGGCCCGACCGCCTCTTGCTTCTGTGCTCGGACAGCTATTGcctgtgtctgttttctccttctctcctttccttcccttccatctaTATCCATTTCTTCCCCCACTGgccttcagctttcttttctctccagagccccctccagcctctcccctcaccccccgcccccttcacGCTTAAAGAGTCTTGGATTCCTAAAAATCAGAAGCGGGGCGGGAATAGCCTTCGAGAAAGCTGAAGCTCAGCGTTACATGGCATTGCATCGAGCCGTCCTTGCTCTCATCAGCTCCCTTCCCTGGCCCCATCCCTTTGCCCTTGCCTCTCTTCCAGCCTTCCTCTAATTTCCCTAGGGAACCTGCTGAGTGTCGCTTTGGGAAATTAATTCGGCCAGCGCTTGGGGGCTGGGAGCCCGACTTCGGGGGAGGGGGTAGGGTTGGTTGTTGAGGAGGTCACAGAGGTCTCCTAGAGGCCCCAGAAGTGAAAGAGGGCAACCAGTGGGATTAAAGGCAGTGGCAGAGAGGGGCTATGTGTGAGAGCTGATTAGGTGTGCCGTGTGGCCCTCCGGTGGGCTGTGCGGTGGCATGTGACTTCACTGAGTAGGTGTCTTTGTATGTCTGTAATCCAGCGAGTGTGTGGGACTGCCCGTGTCAgttacatgtgtgcatgtggagACGTAGATGTTCTGGAGCCATGTTGCTGCTTTGTGAGTGCCAAATGGTTTTGCTGTGCTCTCGTGCTGTCTCAAGAGTGTGTGCCAGGATGCCCAAACACCGGGCCATGTGTCTCCGGATCTCGTGGGCGCTCCTCTGTAGCTGTGTGTGTGAATCGGTGTCAGCCTGTGtcagtgtgtgtgcctgtgttgAGTTAATGAGGCCAGGGAGCTGCTTAGCACAAGACCTAGGTCACACACCCTCCTGGAAAAGGGATCAGGGAAGGACAGTGACCAGAAGGACaggacaggggaggagagggccCGGCCCCTTGGACTTTGGTCTCTGgtagtctccctccctccctgacgttctccctccctccctccctccctctctatcagGCCAGATGGGAAACTCCGGCCAGGGCAGCACAGACCTGGTGCTGGGGCCCCCAGAGAG is a genomic window of Acinonyx jubatus isolate Ajub_Pintada_27869175 chromosome B4, VMU_Ajub_asm_v1.0, whole genome shotgun sequence containing:
- the PTMS gene encoding parathymosin; translated protein: MEMQDGNGKPARCGSSSATLFLFFKLLVGIRRGPSPQEPHPFPPPRSTPFLLDRQSLHFPSWSCPPSRLSRAPSPSFHPPIPTSPTSAFIPLPSPLLPAPASPTPGKPLPSGSAAFISGFPARGRQRLVGGSSAGAGAASRGPSDRGRSAPATARTALPPALRTAAALRVSAPDPPPPHPARLCRLFQRPSLLSGRRCRCRRRRRHRARFRPRPPSAVQGPSVPAPGPRLPASPGPGPGTMSEKSVEAAAELSAKDLKEKKEKVEEKASRKERKKEVVEEEENGAEEEEEETAEDGEEEDEGEEEDEEEEEDDDEGPALKRAAEEEDEADPKRQKTENGASA